A single region of the Gorilla gorilla gorilla isolate KB3781 chromosome 1, NHGRI_mGorGor1-v2.1_pri, whole genome shotgun sequence genome encodes:
- the MIB2 gene encoding E3 ubiquitin-protein ligase MIB2 isoform X11 codes for MAAALRRGRALGSRPWGPTVSSRRSPQCPVAQEGLGARSRPRVAPRSLARCGPSSRLMGWKPSEARGQSQSLQASGLQPRSLKAARRATGQPDRSRAAPPNMDPDPQAGVQVGMRVVRGVDWKWGQQDGGEGGVGTVVELGRHGSPSTPDRTVVVQWDQGTRTNYRAGYQGAHDLLLYDNAQIGVRHPNIICDCCKKHGLRGMRWKCRVCLDYDLCTQCYMHNKHELAHAFDRYETAHSRPVTLSPRQGLPRIPLRGIFQGAKVVRGPDWEWGSQDGGEGKPGRVVDIRGWDVETGRSVASVTWADGTTNVYRVGHKGKVDLKCVGEAAGGFYYKDHLPRLGKPAELQRRVSADSQPFQHGDKVKCLLDTDVLREMQEGHGGWNPRMAEFIGQTGTVHRITDRGDVRVQFNHETRWTFHPGALTKHHSFWVGDVVRVIGDLDTVKQLQAGHGEWTDDMAPALGRVGKVVKVFGDGNLRVAVAGQRWTFSPSCLVAYRPEEDANLDVAERARENKSSLSVALDKLRAQKSDPEHPGRLVVEVALGNAARALDLLRRRPEQVDTKNQGRTALQVAAYLGQVESIRLLLQARAGVDLPDDEGNTALHYAALGNQPEAARVLMSAGCRADAINSTQSTALHVAVQRGFLEVVRALCERGCDVNLPDAHSDTPLHSAISAGTGASGIVEVLTEVPNIDVTATNSQGFTLLHHASLKGHVLAVRKILARARQLVDAKKEDGFTALHLAALNNHREVAQILIREGRCDVNVRNRKLQSPLHLAVQQAHVGLVPLLVDAGCSVNAEDEEGDTALHVALQRHQLLPLVADGAGGDPGPLQLLSRLQALGLPGSAELTVGAAVACFLALEGADVSYSNHRGRSPLDLAAEGRVLKALQGCAQRFRERQAGGGAAPGPRQTLGTPNTVTNLHVGAALGPEAAECLVCSELALLVLFSPCQHRTVCEECARRMKKCIRCQVVVSKKLRPDGSEVASAAPAPGPPRQLVEELQSRYRQMEERITCPICIDSHIRLVFQCGHGACAPCGSALNACPICRQPIRDRIQIFV; via the exons GTCCCGAGCAGCCCCGCCCAACATGGACCCAGACCCCCAGGCGGGCGTGCAGGTGGGCATGCGGGTGGTGCGCGGCGTGGACTGGAAGTGGGGCCAGCAGGACGGCGGCGAGGGCGGCGTGGGCACGGTGGTGGAGCTTGGCCGCCACGGCAGCCCCTCGACACCCGACCGCACAGTGGTCGTGCAGTGGGACCAGGGCACGCGCACCAACTACCGCGCCGGCTACCAGGGCGCGCACGACCTGCTGCTCTACGACAACGCCCAGATCG gcgTCCGGCACCCCAACATCATCTGCGACTGCTGCAAGAAGCACGGGCTGCGGGGGATGCGCTGGAAGTGCCGCGTGTGCCTGGACTACGACCTCTGCACGCAGTGCTACATGCACAACAAGCATGAACTCGCCCACGCCTTCGACCGCTACGAGACCGCTCACTCGCGCCC TGTCACACTGAGTCCCCGCCAGGGCCTCCCGAGGATCCCACTAAGGGGCATCTTCCAGGGAGCGAAGGTGGTGCGAGGCCCCGACTGGGAGTGGGGCTCACAGGATG gaggggaagggaaaCCGGGCCGTGTGGTGGACATCCGTGGCTGGGATGTGGAGACAGGCCGGAGTGTGGCCAGCGTGACGTGGGCTGATGGTACCACCAATGTGTACCGTGTGGGCCACAAGGGCAAGGTGGACCTCAAGTGTGTGGGCGAGGCAGCGGGCGGCTTCTACTACAAGGACCACCTCCCAAGGCTCG GCAAGCCGGCGGAGCTGCAGCGCAGGGTGAGTGCTGACAGCCAGCCCTTCCAGCACGGGGACAAGGTCAAATGTCTGCTGGACACTGATGTCCTACGGGAGATGCAGGAAGGCCACGGCGGCTGGAACCCCAGGATGGCGGAG TTTATCGGACAGACGGGCACCGTGCATCGTATCACGGACCGCGGGGACGTGCGCGTGCAGTTCAACCACGAGACACGCTGGACCTTCCACCCCGGGGCGCTCACCAAG CACCACTCCTTCTGGGTGGGCGACGTGGTCCGGGTCATCGGCGACCTTGACACAGTGAAGCagctgcaggctgggcatggcgaGTGGACGGACGACATGGCCCCT GCCCTGGGCCGCGTCGGGAAGGTGGTGAAAGTGTTTGGAGACGGGAACCTGCGTGTAGCAGTCGCTGGTCAGCGGTGGACCTTCAGCCCCTCCTGCCTGGTGGCCTACCGGCCCGAGGAGGATGCCAACCTGGACGTGGCCGAGCGCGCCCGGGAGAACAAAA GCTCACTGAGCGTGGCCCTGGACAAGCTTCGGGCCCAGAAGAGTGACCCAGAGCACCCGGGAAGGCTGGTGGTGGAGGTGGCGCTGGGTAACGCAGCCCGGGCTCTGGACCTGCTGCGGAGGCGCCCAGAGCAG GTGGACACCAAGAACCAAGGCAGGACCGCTCTGCAAGTGGCTGCCTACCTGGGCCAGGTGGAGTCGATACGGCTGCTGCTACAAGCCAGGGCGGGCGTGGACCTGCCGGACGACGAGGGCAACACGGCGCTGCACTACGCGGCCCTGGG GAACCAGCCCGAGGCCGCCAGGGTGCTCATGAGTGCTGGCTGCCGGGCGGACGCCATCAACAGCACCCAGAGCACAGCACTGCACGTGGCCGTGCAGAggggcttcctggaggtggtgCGGGCCCTGTGTGAGCGCGGCTGTGACGTCAACCTGCCC GATGCCCACTCGGATACGCCCCTGCACTCCGCCATCTCGGCGGGCACTGGAGCCAGCGGCATTGTCGAGGTCCTCACGGAGGTGCCAAACATCGATGTCACCGCCACCAACAGCCAGGGTTTCACCCTGCTGCACCACGCCTCCCTCAAGGGTCACGTGCT AGCTGTGAGAAAGATTCTGGCTCGGGCGCGGCAGCTGGTGGACGCCAAGAAGGAGGACGGCTTCACGGCGCTGCACCTGGCCGCCCTCAACAACCACCGAGAGGTGGCCCAGATCCTCATCCGGGAG ggCCGCTGTGACGTGAATGTGCGCAACCGGAAGCTGCAGTCCCCGCTGCATCTAGCCGTGCAGCAGGCCCACGTGGGGCTGGTGCCGCTACTGGTGGACGCTGGGTGCAGTGTCAACGCCGAGGACGAGGAGGGGGACACAGCCCTGCACGTGGCACTGCAGCGTCATCAGCTGCTGCCCCTGGTGGCTGATGGGGCCGGGGGGGACCCAGGGCCCTTGCAGCTGCTGTCCAGG CTACAGGCCTTGGGCCTCCCCGGCAGCGCGGAGCTGACGGTGGGCGCGGCGGTCGCCTGCTTCCTGGCGCTGGAGGGCGCCGACGTGAGCTACAGCAACCACCGCGGTCGGAGCCCGCTGGACCTGGCCGCCGAGGGTCGCGTGCTCAAGGCCCTTCAGGGCTGCGCCCAGCGCTTCCG GGAGCGGCAGGCGGGCGGGGGCgcggccccaggccccaggcaaACGCTCGGGACCCCCAACACCGTGACGAACCTGCACGTGGGCGCCGCGCTGGGGCCCGAGGCCGCTGAGTGCCTGGTGTGCTCCGAGCTGGCGCTGCTGGTGCTGTTCTCGCCGTGCCAGCACCGCACCGTGTGTGAGG AGTGCGCGCGCAGGATGAAGAAGTGCATCAGGTGCCAGGTGGTCGTCAGCAAGAAACTGCGCCCAG ACGGCTCTGAGGTGGCGagcgccgcccccgcccccggcccgccGCGCCAGCTGGTGGAGGAGCTGCAGAGCCGCTACCGGCAGATGGAGGAACGCATCACCTGCCCCATCTGCATCGACAGCCACATCCGCCTCGTGTTCCAGTGCGGCCACGGCGCATGCGCCCCCTGCGGCTCCGCGCTCAACGCCTGCCCCATCTGCCGCCAGCCCATCCGCGACCGCATCCAGATCTTCGTGTGA
- the MIB2 gene encoding E3 ubiquitin-protein ligase MIB2 isoform X13: protein MAAALRRGRALGSRPWGPTVSSRRSPQCPVAQEGLGARSRPRVAPRSLARCGPSSRLMGWKPSEARGQSQSLQASGLQPRSLKAARRATGQPDRSRAAPPNMDPDPQAGVQVGMRVVRGVDWKWGQQDGGEGGVGTVVELGRHGSPSTPDRTVVVQWDQGTRTNYRAGYQGAHDLLLYDNAQIGVRHPNIICDCCKKHGLRGMRWKCRVCLDYDLCTQCYMHNKHELAHAFDRYETAHSRPVTLSPRQGLPRIPLRGIFQGAKVVRGPDWEWGSQDGGEGKPGRVVDIRGWDVETGRSVASVTWADGTTNVYRVGHKGKVDLKCVGEAAGGFYYKDHLPRLGKPAELQRRVSADSQPFQHGDKVKCLLDTDVLREMQEGHGGWNPRMAEFIGQTGTVHRITDRGDVRVQFNHETRWTFHPGALTKALGRVGKVVKVFGDGNLRVAVAGQRWTFSPSCLVAYRPEEDANLDVAERARENKSSLSVALDKLRAQKSDPEHPGRLVVEVALGNAARALDLLRRRPEQVDTKNQGRTALQVAAYLGQVESIRLLLQARAGVDLPDDEGNTALHYAALGNQPEAARVLMSAGCRADAINSTQSTALHVAVQRGFLEVVRALCERGCDVNLPDAHSDTPLHSAISAGTGASGIVEVLTEVPNIDVTATNSQGFTLLHHASLKGHVLAVRKILARARQLVDAKKEDGFTALHLAALNNHREVAQILIREGRCDVNVRNRKLQSPLHLAVQQAHVGLVPLLVDAGCSVNAEDEEGDTALHVALQRHQLLPLVADGAGGDPGPLQLLSRLQALGLPGSAELTVGAAVACFLALEGADVSYSNHRGRSPLDLAAEGRVLKALQGCAQRFRERQAGGGAAPGPRQTLGTPNTVTNLHVGAALGPEAAECLVCSELALLVLFSPCQHRTVCEECARRMKKCIRCQVVVSKKLRPDGSEVASAAPAPGPPRQLVEELQSRYRQMEERITCPICIDSHIRLVFQCGHGACAPCGSALNACPICRQPIRDRIQIFV from the exons GTCCCGAGCAGCCCCGCCCAACATGGACCCAGACCCCCAGGCGGGCGTGCAGGTGGGCATGCGGGTGGTGCGCGGCGTGGACTGGAAGTGGGGCCAGCAGGACGGCGGCGAGGGCGGCGTGGGCACGGTGGTGGAGCTTGGCCGCCACGGCAGCCCCTCGACACCCGACCGCACAGTGGTCGTGCAGTGGGACCAGGGCACGCGCACCAACTACCGCGCCGGCTACCAGGGCGCGCACGACCTGCTGCTCTACGACAACGCCCAGATCG gcgTCCGGCACCCCAACATCATCTGCGACTGCTGCAAGAAGCACGGGCTGCGGGGGATGCGCTGGAAGTGCCGCGTGTGCCTGGACTACGACCTCTGCACGCAGTGCTACATGCACAACAAGCATGAACTCGCCCACGCCTTCGACCGCTACGAGACCGCTCACTCGCGCCC TGTCACACTGAGTCCCCGCCAGGGCCTCCCGAGGATCCCACTAAGGGGCATCTTCCAGGGAGCGAAGGTGGTGCGAGGCCCCGACTGGGAGTGGGGCTCACAGGATG gaggggaagggaaaCCGGGCCGTGTGGTGGACATCCGTGGCTGGGATGTGGAGACAGGCCGGAGTGTGGCCAGCGTGACGTGGGCTGATGGTACCACCAATGTGTACCGTGTGGGCCACAAGGGCAAGGTGGACCTCAAGTGTGTGGGCGAGGCAGCGGGCGGCTTCTACTACAAGGACCACCTCCCAAGGCTCG GCAAGCCGGCGGAGCTGCAGCGCAGGGTGAGTGCTGACAGCCAGCCCTTCCAGCACGGGGACAAGGTCAAATGTCTGCTGGACACTGATGTCCTACGGGAGATGCAGGAAGGCCACGGCGGCTGGAACCCCAGGATGGCGGAG TTTATCGGACAGACGGGCACCGTGCATCGTATCACGGACCGCGGGGACGTGCGCGTGCAGTTCAACCACGAGACACGCTGGACCTTCCACCCCGGGGCGCTCACCAAG GCCCTGGGCCGCGTCGGGAAGGTGGTGAAAGTGTTTGGAGACGGGAACCTGCGTGTAGCAGTCGCTGGTCAGCGGTGGACCTTCAGCCCCTCCTGCCTGGTGGCCTACCGGCCCGAGGAGGATGCCAACCTGGACGTGGCCGAGCGCGCCCGGGAGAACAAAA GCTCACTGAGCGTGGCCCTGGACAAGCTTCGGGCCCAGAAGAGTGACCCAGAGCACCCGGGAAGGCTGGTGGTGGAGGTGGCGCTGGGTAACGCAGCCCGGGCTCTGGACCTGCTGCGGAGGCGCCCAGAGCAG GTGGACACCAAGAACCAAGGCAGGACCGCTCTGCAAGTGGCTGCCTACCTGGGCCAGGTGGAGTCGATACGGCTGCTGCTACAAGCCAGGGCGGGCGTGGACCTGCCGGACGACGAGGGCAACACGGCGCTGCACTACGCGGCCCTGGG GAACCAGCCCGAGGCCGCCAGGGTGCTCATGAGTGCTGGCTGCCGGGCGGACGCCATCAACAGCACCCAGAGCACAGCACTGCACGTGGCCGTGCAGAggggcttcctggaggtggtgCGGGCCCTGTGTGAGCGCGGCTGTGACGTCAACCTGCCC GATGCCCACTCGGATACGCCCCTGCACTCCGCCATCTCGGCGGGCACTGGAGCCAGCGGCATTGTCGAGGTCCTCACGGAGGTGCCAAACATCGATGTCACCGCCACCAACAGCCAGGGTTTCACCCTGCTGCACCACGCCTCCCTCAAGGGTCACGTGCT AGCTGTGAGAAAGATTCTGGCTCGGGCGCGGCAGCTGGTGGACGCCAAGAAGGAGGACGGCTTCACGGCGCTGCACCTGGCCGCCCTCAACAACCACCGAGAGGTGGCCCAGATCCTCATCCGGGAG ggCCGCTGTGACGTGAATGTGCGCAACCGGAAGCTGCAGTCCCCGCTGCATCTAGCCGTGCAGCAGGCCCACGTGGGGCTGGTGCCGCTACTGGTGGACGCTGGGTGCAGTGTCAACGCCGAGGACGAGGAGGGGGACACAGCCCTGCACGTGGCACTGCAGCGTCATCAGCTGCTGCCCCTGGTGGCTGATGGGGCCGGGGGGGACCCAGGGCCCTTGCAGCTGCTGTCCAGG CTACAGGCCTTGGGCCTCCCCGGCAGCGCGGAGCTGACGGTGGGCGCGGCGGTCGCCTGCTTCCTGGCGCTGGAGGGCGCCGACGTGAGCTACAGCAACCACCGCGGTCGGAGCCCGCTGGACCTGGCCGCCGAGGGTCGCGTGCTCAAGGCCCTTCAGGGCTGCGCCCAGCGCTTCCG GGAGCGGCAGGCGGGCGGGGGCgcggccccaggccccaggcaaACGCTCGGGACCCCCAACACCGTGACGAACCTGCACGTGGGCGCCGCGCTGGGGCCCGAGGCCGCTGAGTGCCTGGTGTGCTCCGAGCTGGCGCTGCTGGTGCTGTTCTCGCCGTGCCAGCACCGCACCGTGTGTGAGG AGTGCGCGCGCAGGATGAAGAAGTGCATCAGGTGCCAGGTGGTCGTCAGCAAGAAACTGCGCCCAG ACGGCTCTGAGGTGGCGagcgccgcccccgcccccggcccgccGCGCCAGCTGGTGGAGGAGCTGCAGAGCCGCTACCGGCAGATGGAGGAACGCATCACCTGCCCCATCTGCATCGACAGCCACATCCGCCTCGTGTTCCAGTGCGGCCACGGCGCATGCGCCCCCTGCGGCTCCGCGCTCAACGCCTGCCCCATCTGCCGCCAGCCCATCCGCGACCGCATCCAGATCTTCGTGTGA
- the MIB2 gene encoding E3 ubiquitin-protein ligase MIB2 isoform X9: MAAALRRGRALGSRPWGPTVSSRRSPQCPVAQEGLGARSRPRVAPRSLARCGPSSRLMGWKPSEARGQSQSLQASGLQPRSLKAARRATGQPDRSRAAPPNMDPDPQAGVQVGMRVVRGVDWKWGQQDGGEGGVGTVVELGRHGSPSTPDRTVVVQWDQGTRTNYRAGYQGAHDLLLYDNAQIGVRHPNIICDCCKKHGLRGMRWKCRVCLDYDLCTQCYMHNKHELAHAFDRYETAHSRPVTLSPRQGLPRIPLRGIFQGAKVVRGPDWEWGSQDGGEGKPGRVVDIRGWDVETGRSVASVTWADGTTNVYRVGHKGKVDLKCVGEAAGGFYYKDHLPRLGKPAELQRRVSADSQPFQHGDKVKCLLDTDVLREMQEGHGGWNPRMAETGTVHRITDRGDVRVQFNHETRWTFHPGALTKDTRKAGQLHGREGGSWAKMLLHHSFWVGDVVRVIGDLDTVKQLQAGHGEWTDDMAPALGRVGKVVKVFGDGNLRVAVAGQRWTFSPSCLVAYRPEEDANLDVAERARENKSSLSVALDKLRAQKSDPEHPGRLVVEVALGNAARALDLLRRRPEQVDTKNQGRTALQVAAYLGQVESIRLLLQARAGVDLPDDEGNTALHYAALGNQPEAARVLMSAGCRADAINSTQSTALHVAVQRGFLEVVRALCERGCDVNLPDAHSDTPLHSAISAGTGASGIVEVLTEVPNIDVTATNSQGFTLLHHASLKGHVLAVRKILARARQLVDAKKEDGFTALHLAALNNHREVAQILIREGRCDVNVRNRKLQSPLHLAVQQAHVGLVPLLVDAGCSVNAEDEEGDTALHVALQRHQLLPLVADGAGGDPGPLQLLSRLQALGLPGSAELTVGAAVACFLALEGADVSYSNHRGRSPLDLAAEGRVLKALQGCAQRFRERQAGGGAAPGPRQTLGTPNTVTNLHVGAALGPEAAECLVCSELALLVLFSPCQHRTVCEECARRMKKCIRCQVVVSKKLRPDGSEVASAAPAPGPPRQLVEELQSRYRQMEERITCPICIDSHIRLVFQCGHGACAPCGSALNACPICRQPIRDRIQIFV, translated from the exons GTCCCGAGCAGCCCCGCCCAACATGGACCCAGACCCCCAGGCGGGCGTGCAGGTGGGCATGCGGGTGGTGCGCGGCGTGGACTGGAAGTGGGGCCAGCAGGACGGCGGCGAGGGCGGCGTGGGCACGGTGGTGGAGCTTGGCCGCCACGGCAGCCCCTCGACACCCGACCGCACAGTGGTCGTGCAGTGGGACCAGGGCACGCGCACCAACTACCGCGCCGGCTACCAGGGCGCGCACGACCTGCTGCTCTACGACAACGCCCAGATCG gcgTCCGGCACCCCAACATCATCTGCGACTGCTGCAAGAAGCACGGGCTGCGGGGGATGCGCTGGAAGTGCCGCGTGTGCCTGGACTACGACCTCTGCACGCAGTGCTACATGCACAACAAGCATGAACTCGCCCACGCCTTCGACCGCTACGAGACCGCTCACTCGCGCCC TGTCACACTGAGTCCCCGCCAGGGCCTCCCGAGGATCCCACTAAGGGGCATCTTCCAGGGAGCGAAGGTGGTGCGAGGCCCCGACTGGGAGTGGGGCTCACAGGATG gaggggaagggaaaCCGGGCCGTGTGGTGGACATCCGTGGCTGGGATGTGGAGACAGGCCGGAGTGTGGCCAGCGTGACGTGGGCTGATGGTACCACCAATGTGTACCGTGTGGGCCACAAGGGCAAGGTGGACCTCAAGTGTGTGGGCGAGGCAGCGGGCGGCTTCTACTACAAGGACCACCTCCCAAGGCTCG GCAAGCCGGCGGAGCTGCAGCGCAGGGTGAGTGCTGACAGCCAGCCCTTCCAGCACGGGGACAAGGTCAAATGTCTGCTGGACACTGATGTCCTACGGGAGATGCAGGAAGGCCACGGCGGCTGGAACCCCAGGATGGCGGAG ACGGGCACCGTGCATCGTATCACGGACCGCGGGGACGTGCGCGTGCAGTTCAACCACGAGACACGCTGGACCTTCCACCCCGGGGCGCTCACCAAG GACACCAGGAAGGCAGGACAGCTTCATGGGCGGGAGGGAGGCAGCTGGGCTAAGATGCTCCTG CACCACTCCTTCTGGGTGGGCGACGTGGTCCGGGTCATCGGCGACCTTGACACAGTGAAGCagctgcaggctgggcatggcgaGTGGACGGACGACATGGCCCCT GCCCTGGGCCGCGTCGGGAAGGTGGTGAAAGTGTTTGGAGACGGGAACCTGCGTGTAGCAGTCGCTGGTCAGCGGTGGACCTTCAGCCCCTCCTGCCTGGTGGCCTACCGGCCCGAGGAGGATGCCAACCTGGACGTGGCCGAGCGCGCCCGGGAGAACAAAA GCTCACTGAGCGTGGCCCTGGACAAGCTTCGGGCCCAGAAGAGTGACCCAGAGCACCCGGGAAGGCTGGTGGTGGAGGTGGCGCTGGGTAACGCAGCCCGGGCTCTGGACCTGCTGCGGAGGCGCCCAGAGCAG GTGGACACCAAGAACCAAGGCAGGACCGCTCTGCAAGTGGCTGCCTACCTGGGCCAGGTGGAGTCGATACGGCTGCTGCTACAAGCCAGGGCGGGCGTGGACCTGCCGGACGACGAGGGCAACACGGCGCTGCACTACGCGGCCCTGGG GAACCAGCCCGAGGCCGCCAGGGTGCTCATGAGTGCTGGCTGCCGGGCGGACGCCATCAACAGCACCCAGAGCACAGCACTGCACGTGGCCGTGCAGAggggcttcctggaggtggtgCGGGCCCTGTGTGAGCGCGGCTGTGACGTCAACCTGCCC GATGCCCACTCGGATACGCCCCTGCACTCCGCCATCTCGGCGGGCACTGGAGCCAGCGGCATTGTCGAGGTCCTCACGGAGGTGCCAAACATCGATGTCACCGCCACCAACAGCCAGGGTTTCACCCTGCTGCACCACGCCTCCCTCAAGGGTCACGTGCT AGCTGTGAGAAAGATTCTGGCTCGGGCGCGGCAGCTGGTGGACGCCAAGAAGGAGGACGGCTTCACGGCGCTGCACCTGGCCGCCCTCAACAACCACCGAGAGGTGGCCCAGATCCTCATCCGGGAG ggCCGCTGTGACGTGAATGTGCGCAACCGGAAGCTGCAGTCCCCGCTGCATCTAGCCGTGCAGCAGGCCCACGTGGGGCTGGTGCCGCTACTGGTGGACGCTGGGTGCAGTGTCAACGCCGAGGACGAGGAGGGGGACACAGCCCTGCACGTGGCACTGCAGCGTCATCAGCTGCTGCCCCTGGTGGCTGATGGGGCCGGGGGGGACCCAGGGCCCTTGCAGCTGCTGTCCAGG CTACAGGCCTTGGGCCTCCCCGGCAGCGCGGAGCTGACGGTGGGCGCGGCGGTCGCCTGCTTCCTGGCGCTGGAGGGCGCCGACGTGAGCTACAGCAACCACCGCGGTCGGAGCCCGCTGGACCTGGCCGCCGAGGGTCGCGTGCTCAAGGCCCTTCAGGGCTGCGCCCAGCGCTTCCG GGAGCGGCAGGCGGGCGGGGGCgcggccccaggccccaggcaaACGCTCGGGACCCCCAACACCGTGACGAACCTGCACGTGGGCGCCGCGCTGGGGCCCGAGGCCGCTGAGTGCCTGGTGTGCTCCGAGCTGGCGCTGCTGGTGCTGTTCTCGCCGTGCCAGCACCGCACCGTGTGTGAGG AGTGCGCGCGCAGGATGAAGAAGTGCATCAGGTGCCAGGTGGTCGTCAGCAAGAAACTGCGCCCAG ACGGCTCTGAGGTGGCGagcgccgcccccgcccccggcccgccGCGCCAGCTGGTGGAGGAGCTGCAGAGCCGCTACCGGCAGATGGAGGAACGCATCACCTGCCCCATCTGCATCGACAGCCACATCCGCCTCGTGTTCCAGTGCGGCCACGGCGCATGCGCCCCCTGCGGCTCCGCGCTCAACGCCTGCCCCATCTGCCGCCAGCCCATCCGCGACCGCATCCAGATCTTCGTGTGA